A segment of the Chlamydiales bacterium genome:
GTTCCGCTTCCTCTTCCGATCAACATTCCTATGGTCTGCGAGTTCTTAGCTTACACAGGCTAACCTCTTTTAAGATCTAACCGATTACGGGCAGCACTAAGTGCTGCCCGTTTCTTTTTTCCCAGAAACACCGCGCTCTTAAAAATTTTTCTTTTCTTATGAAAAAAAAAATGGCAGACTCTCTCCATTGAGATTTTTGCACCTCATTATCTGGAGCTAGGATAATCCTCGATGTCGTCATCTGACCTGATTGAACAGAACCTGCCCTCTTTGACGAAATATCCAACTGCTAGCGTTAGAGAACTATTTAGACTCTCAGTTCCTCTCATCTTTGTTCTTCTGTCCGGCTGCTTAATGAATTTCTGCGACAGGCTCTTTCTCGCACACTCCTCATTTGAAGCATTTGAAGGCTGCGTGAGCGCAGCTTATCTCTGCACTCTTTTCCAGGTTCCCTGCGCGCGCATCAGCAGCATGACGCAGATCTTTGTCGGCTTCCACAAGGGGGCAAAAAACTCTCTTCTGATTGGTGAGTGCGTCTGGCAGATGATCTGGTTCTCGCTCCTTTCAATGGTCATCACCTTTCCATTAAGCCGCTTTGCAGGGCCTTTCTTTCTGGGAGGCACTTCAATTGAGACTCCAGCTCTCACCTACTTCCAGTGTCTGATGTTTGTTAACTTCCTCTTTCCTCTGGGCGCAGCACTCGCCTCTTTTTACATCGCAGAGGGAAAGACCAAAGCTCTATTTTTGGCAACGATCTCCGCCCAGATAATCAATGTCGCTCTCGACTATCTTCTAATCTTTGGAGTAGAGGGCGTTCTTCCGCCACAAGGGATTTTGGGCGCAGCAATTGCCACTGGAATTGCCCAAGGCTCTTTCTGCACCGTTCTCTTCATTATCTTTCTCCAAAAGCGCCATCGCGAAAAGTATGGGACCGATAAGTACTCGTTCAGATGGAAGCCCTTCTGGCACTACGTTCAAGTGGGCATTCCGCGTGCAATCAGCCGAATCATCATCCTCACAGCATGGGCCGCCACTGTGCGCCTTGTGACACTCAAAAGCGGCGATTTTCTGGTGGTGCTTTCGGTGGGAGGGACTCTCTTCCTCCTCTTCGCATTCATCAATGAGGGGATGGCTCAGGCGATCATGACGATCGCTTCTAGGTTGATCGGTGCAAGAGAGTATATCACGATTCAGAAGCTAAGGCGTTCGGCTTTTGCTCTACTCGCCCTTTTCATGTCGGTTCTCACAATTCCGTTTCTTCTCTTCCCACAGCTTCTTCTCTCTTTCTTTTTTACAGATACCCCATCCCCAGAAACTCTAGCTCTTCTCCAGCGCTCCTGCCTCTGGATCTGGGTTCTTCTTCTCTGCAATGGAATCAACGCGATCGGCTTCAGCCTGATCTCTGCTGCTTGCAATACAGTATTTCACATGATGGCAAGCTGCCTGGTCTGGCTGACATCCTACCTTCCCGTTTACCTCGCATTTCAATTGGGAAACTGGTCTCCGGATCTCTTCTGGCTCATCATCGCATTTGATGCGCTTGCAACTGGCCTTGTTTTCCACTGGAAGGCGAGCAAAAACAACATGGAGCACACCTCATTCGAGAAGTGCCACCTCAACCTCCTCCTCTAATCAGAGAAGGTTCTTTAAAAACTTGTTTTCTTATAAATTTTTCATTTAAAGTCAAATTTTTCCTTTTAAAAAGGACCATCGTATGCTTCACCGAGCTGCTCTTTGCTCTCTTTTTTTAGGTAGCTTCTATGCCCACGAGCTCTTTGGAGCAATCGAAGATGCGGCTACCCCTCAGGAAAACCTCTCCACTTCTGACAATGACTCGTACGCCGAGCATGCCAATATGCGAATTACTGGAGCAAGGAGCGGAGGATACCTCTTTGCTCTCACCCCCAAAGATATTGCTACAAATCAACAGTCACACCCTGCCGGAACAATGCTTCCGAAAAAAAGACCCCAGGAGACTACCTCCTCTTGTGGAGATAGCCCCCGGCCAATGCGTGTTACTATGAGGCATATTGAAGCAAATGGCGTGGGGTACAATCAGGGCTACACCACTCTGGAGGGTTTTTTCGCTCCTCTAACCCTTTGGAAAGACACTTGGGTGCCTTTTCTAGATTTGCGCGGGCATCTATTCAACAGCGGCAAGCCCGCCGCTAATGCCGGCATTGGAGTGCGTTATCTGGCTACTTCGCGCATTTGGGGAGTGAACGCTTATTACGATTACCGCAAAACCAATCGCCACCACTACAATCAAGTCTCTCTGGGACTCGAGTCCCTTGGAAAAATTTGGGACTTTCGCATTAACGGATACCTTCCTGTTGGAGATAAAAAAAGCTCTTTTTTCAATGCGAAATTCGATGAGTTTGACGGCCATTATATGATATTAGCGGGCAAACGAGAGTTTGCTATGAAAGGTGCCAATGCGGAGATTGGAGCTCATGTAAATAACTCTAAAAATGCACCTCTCTATATTGCTGCAGGCCCTTACTATTTAGAAGGTCAAGGGAGAGCAGCATGGGGCGGGCAAGCGCGCATCGCTTTAGATGTTTTTGACTATGTGAGACTGGAAGGAAATACCTCTTACGATAACGTTTTCAAATGGATTGGGCAAGGCCAGCTGAGCCTCATCATTCCCTTTGGAGGAAAAAGAGAGATCAAACAGAGAAGAGGAAACTCCTGTAGCATGGAACTCACGTTGAGTAGAAGAGCTCTGCAGCGGGTAGATCGCAATGAAATCATCCCAGTCGATAAACGACATAGGAAGGAAAAAGCCATCAATCCTGCCACAGGTCGACCCTACTTCTTCTGGTTTGTCGATAACACCAGCCACTCGGCTGGCACATTTGAATCGCCTTTCAACACTCTCGTCGCTGCACAAAACGCCTCTTTTTCCAATGATGTAATCTATGTATTTCCAGGTGATGGGACCTCTACTGGAATGAGTGCAGGAATCACACTCAAGAACGCACAGAGACTTTTTGGAGCGGGAATTGACCAGCACCTATCCACTACTGCAGGAGAGATCACGATTCCTGCCCAGGCAAGTGGCACCCCTCAAATCACAAATTTAACGTCTCCTGTAATTGCCTGCGCCAACAATAATGAAATTTCTGGACTCCATGTCCTTGGAACAAACATCTTAGAGGTGATCTCATGCACTGGAGTTACCAATACATCTATTCATAATAACACCCTTGATTTGACCTTGAGTGTTGCGTTACAGGGATCTTCGATCGTAGGTTTAAAGACGACAGGAGGTCAGATTTCAATCGTAGACAATACCTTTAATATCACAAATCCTCATGTTAGTGGGGGTTTTTCTTGCGATGGAATTCGCCTCTTTTCCACAGCTTCCAATGCAACTTACCTTTTTGCAAATAACCAGTTCATTAGTCCCGTCTCACAGCAGTTTACGACTGGAATCGAATTTGGCGACCCTACAAATATCCCGCTTGGAGACTTCAATTCTATCACGATTTCAAACAACGGATTCTTTAATATTGGGTCTGCTGGTGTGGGAAGAGCTATAGCAGGATTTGGCTTCGGAGGCACTGGAGCAATTCTCATCGATCAGAACACGTTTTCGCATACAGATGGAAGTATAGCTACAACTGGTATAGCCCTTCTTCGAATTAGAGCTGGAGGCAATCTCACTGCAACCATCACAAATAATCTGTGGGAAAACTCAGAAAGTCTTACAAGACCCTCTCTTAAAGTAATCAATCAAACTTCCACCTCCTCCTCATGCGTGACTCTAAAAAACAACACAAGTGACGTGACTTCGAATGCTTATGTGCTTGATAATAGTTTTGGAGGAACAATGAGGGCTGACATCAGTGGCAACGTGGGAACAGTTCAAGAAATTACAGTGACATCGCATGGCTCATGCCCTTAAAAAGCTGACATCCTACCTTCCCGTTTATCTCGCATTTAAAGAACTCCTTCCCAACAGAGTGTCTGCATTTGCAGACACTCTCTAAAGAAAGGAGTTCTATAAAGCGCAAAAGGCGACCAGCGGGATTTTTGCAATTACCTCTGGAGTGCGGTGCTCTGCGCCGCCCTGGTTTCTTCTCGAATCAAATTATCTGTGAGATCGTAAAAAATTAAGGCGGTGCAAAGCACCGCACTCCAGGGATTTCGCTTCGCTCAATCAAAGAAAGAATAAGCTCTTCCCCGTAAACTGACTCCTGCCGTTTAGGCAGGAGTCCAGATTGAACAGATTAGTTCATTGAAAAGATTGGCGCTCTCAGAACTCGATATGGTCTGCATAACTCCGGTGCGGTGTGGATAGCTACCGGAACGAGGTCTTCAATACGCTCGCGGATGCAGCTTCCACCATTGCGGTAGATCCATCCGTTTGCGGAAAGCTCGATTCTGATCTGCTTATGATGAATTGTTCCATCGGCTTCTACGTAGGAAAGGAAGTAGTGATACATATCCTTACCAGGACGGAAAACAAAAGTAAAAGGAGCTTCATTGAGCAGCATCCTTTCGCTTCCTACTTCGTCGATCTTTTCATTCCAAGCAGCGTGCTGCTTGATCTCTGCTACTTTTTGCGATACCCATGTCATCTCAGAAAGAGATAAAGAACTTCTATTTAGAGCTCCAGACATTGATAACCTCCTATATAAGGTCATTCTCTACTCACAATTATTCCTCTGGCTTGCCCAGAGGTTCTCAACAAAGCGCACGTTCTGTTTTGTGCGGCGGTTCATCGAGAATCGGGAAGGATTATGTAATAAAAAAATATTAAGGCAAGAAAAATTTTAAAAAATTCTCGAAAGTTGAAAAAAAATCAGATTGTTGGACCAGGCTCTATTGTTGCGGTTGAGAAGTCCACATGTCCAGTAAGTGTGTTCACAGCCACTTTGAGCCGCGGTTTGCGTTTAAACTGCTGCACCTCGTAGTAGATAGGAAGAACCGGCATCTCTTGTAGCAGAATCTCCTCTGCAGCGCGCAGGTGTTCTAGACGTCTCTTTGGATCGACCTCTTTATCTGCGGCATCTAGGCATCTCTGATACTTCTCATCTTCCCACTTGGCAAAGTTGACCTTCTCAGAGGCGTAGCGGAAGGCATTTAAAGTGTAGATCGGGTCATTGATCCACGACTTCCACCCCATACCGCCAATCTGAAAATCGCCCTGAGTCATTCGATTAAAGATCGTATTCCATTCATAACTTTCCACTCTGCACCTGATGCCAAATAGCTGTTTCCACTGCTCAGCAACGAGATCGGCGCTCTTTTCACTGACACCCCCCTTCGTGCGAATGAGGGTAATCACGGGGAACTCTTCCTTCTTTAGGCCAAGCTCATGAAGCGCCTCTTCAAACAGTGCGGTCGCACGCGCTTTATCACCATCGGCAATTCCCTGATCGAGGAGTTGTGTGTGGGCAAGCGGCAAGGGCGTTACGGCTGGTTTGGAGCCTAGGTGTCTTAGCTCTTCAATAATCGATTTACGATCGAGGGCATAGGCAAATGCTCGCCTGATCTTAGTGTGGTTAAAAGGAAAGCGTTTAACGTTGAATACATACCAGAAGATACGAGGTGTAGAACAGCACTCGACCTCCTCTGGACAGCCAGACTCAAATGAGGAGCTCCAGGTTCTTAAGGGCCTACCGAGCCAGTCGATCTCATCATTTTTAAACATCTGAAGAGAGGTGTAGTTGTCATTTTGTGTGACGAGCACCTGTTCGATAGAGACTCGTTTAGCATCCCAATAGAGCTGGTTTTTGATGAGCTCATAGCCGCGCGTTGCGCTCCTTCGCTTTAAGCGGAAGGGGCCGTTACATACGTAACCTGCTCCCTCTTGATCGGCCCAGTTGGGGTGAATTCTATCGATCTGCCGATTCACTGGGGCGTAGATTGTAAAGGCTGTCAGCTCAAGAAAATAGGGGGCTGGGTGTTCGAGCTCCACAACAATCGTGCGTTCATCAACGACTTTTACACCGACTTCACTAAGCGGGACTCTTCCCTCTTTGGCATTTTTTGCATTTTTGATGGGATAGAAGAGATAAACGAAGGGGGTAGAGAAGTCGGGTGTTAAAACTTTTTTCCACGCATATTCAAAATCGTAAGCTGTGACGGGATCGCCATTCGTCCAAAAGGTCTCTCTCAGCTTAAATGTGTAGTGGCGTCCATCCGCTGAAACCTCATAGGTTTTAGCAAGTGCACAGGAGGGCTTTCCATCTCCTCCCATCCTCATGAGGCCTTCAAACATAAGCTCTAGAAGGCGCTCAGAATCCTCGTCACCTCCGATGCGTGGATCTAGAGAAAGGGGGAAGTAGAGGTAGCTTAGGCGAAGGATCTGTTCGCTGCAGATCTTCTCCTGCCATGTGCGCATTGTCTGCTGGAAGGTTTCCAAAAATTTGCGCTGCTGCTCTATATCTGTGCAGTCGTAGATGAAACCGCTGCAGTAGGATCCTTGAATATCGACATGCGTTGAGCTGAGTGATTTGGGAAAGAGTTCGAGCGCGCTTAAACTGCGCTGGATCTGCTCTCTATATGAGGGCTCTCTTGCGCGGATGAGAAGAAAAAGATTCTCCTCCTTCTGCTGGACTTTAAGGACATAGCTCTCTCGTTTTGGAAGCTCCTCTCCAATTGATTCAAGCAGCAATCTAAAAAGAGCATGCAGCTGCTCGAGAGGAAGGGTCGCTTGCACTTCAATCGGGGTGAGTGCATAGAAAAAGTCTTCTAGAAGGTCGGGGTGGCGTAGCGAGGTCTCTGGAAAAGCCTGCTTAAGCTGCGAGAACTGCTCGACCTGCTGAAGGATCATGCCGCCATTGTAGTCGCGCACCTCTCCAACGGTCTGGTTCAAAATGTGCATCACCTTGAGCCTAGCGAGATAGAAGTTCACGGAGGAGTCGGCACGAAGAATCGAGGGCTCTTTGGGTATACGGAGACGGAAGGTGCTCGCCTCCTTCGGATATTTTTTTCTTAAATAGCCGACGATCTGCACTCGATCAACGGTAACTTCAACTCCAATTTTTGCATCATCAAAAAGACGTTCGAGAGACTCTATATCCTTACCAAGGAGGCGAACCAGAACGACAGTAAAGATGAGATCGCTTCCAGACTGCTGTTCGAGGTTGATCATGACTTGAGGAAGATCGGAAAAATACTTGAGCTCCTGACTTAAGATCAGGATGTTCTTCATGATCTCCTCTTCATTTCGCATCATGAAGACAGCTGGAATTACCTTCTCGACGCTGCCCTTAAGCTCATGAGGAAGCTGCCTCTTCAGAAGGCCCCTCTCTTGCAGCGTAATGGGCTCTCCATCTCTCTTCTCAATCTCTAGATAGAGGGTTCTGATCATATCGTGAGGCGAGTGGCAGTCGTAAAAAGAGCCCTTCACAGATTGCGCATCGGGAATGATCTTCTGAACAGCGAGCAGAATGTGCTTCTCCTCAAAAAACTCATACTTGTCGAGCAGGTAGATCCCGATCATCAGACCGACCACTGATTTCGTTCCAAAAAGGAACTGCAACCGCGTCTGGCTTAGGCGCAGCTGGAGATGCCTCTCCTGAGGAAAGAGAGCTGCTGTTCTGGTGATTATCTTTCGCATCACATTGTGCGCAGAGAGAATTTTGGCAAGATGTCTAGAGGATCTGCTCTCCAAGAACTCCTTCGTAGAAAGAGCGAGCATCTTTCTAAGCTCGACAAAGAGGGCGCGATCGAAGAGGTGGGGAAACTTCTTCTGCAGCCGCGTTAGATCTTCAAAGATCAACGTCGTTTTGAAATCTTCTGAAAGAGTCTTCACCTCCAAGAAGTCACGTGCAAAGTGGGCAGCTGTAAGCGCAAGTTTGAGCTCTTTGGCCAGAAGTGAAGCGTTATTCGCCAAGTGGTTGAGCTGCATCGAATCTTCGATCAGAACACGCACCTGTAGCACCAGAAAGTTCTCATTCGGAAGGCGCGTAAAATGAAAGTAGAGGTGCTGAGCCGAGAGAATACTGATCTCTTTATGCGGGACGAGCCGATTCTGCAAGTATTGGAGCAGAAGAGTTTCTGTTTTATAGAGCTTTGCGGCTTGGCAGAAGACGACAAGAGAGAAGATCCCGGGAGGAGCTTCGGGGGTCTCCCACTTAACTAGAGGTATCGACTCCTGGATCCACGCAAGCAGCTCCTTCTCATCCTCGAAACAGGCCCCTTTTGGCATGAGCTCATCGATGAGCTCTTCAAAAACACGAACATACGAGGCGATAGCAGGAGAGTTCTGATGGCTACCGAATTGAGGTTGAATCCTCCAGCGAAAGCAGTGAGGAGTCTTCTCTTCTGACAAAGCTGCAAGTGGCGGTGTCGTATTCATCTGTCTAGTCATGTCTGTCGCGCTAAAGAGAGTAGACAACCATTAAAAAGACAAAAAAGATTTATTTAAATAGTTATTTCACCTATTTTATAACCTCGCGTCCTGAAAAGTTTATGTTTTGAGTAGATTTCAATGAAAGCTCTTCTAACCATTCTTCTTTTTACTCCTCTTCTACTGCTTGCAGCTTGTGGCAGTAAAGAGAAACATCCTCCTGTCTCCAAAATGGAGCAGGCCAAGCTTCTTCCCATCAGCTTCGGCACCGAGATCCGCTCTCTAGATCCAAGAATCGGTATCGACGATAAGTCGCAGCTGGTTATTAAGATGCTCTTCGAGGGGCTCATGACCTTTGATCTTCAGGGGAAGCTTGTTCCTTCTCTCGCCAAGAGCTACAAGATCTCGGGCAACATGAAGACCTATACCTTCACCCTTCGAGACTGCAACTGGTCGAATGGAGAACCGATTACGGCCTACGATTTTGAGTACTCTTGGAAGAGGGCGATTACCGACACTAGCAAAAGTCTGTCGATACAGAACTTCTATCCAATTAAAAATGTGCGCGGCTTCTTAAAAAAAGAGAAGAGCGCTGAAGAACTTGGAATAAGAGCAGTTGATGCAAAAACATTTGTGGTTGAGCTCGAGCATCCTACCGCCTACTTTTTAGAGGCGGTTGCAACATCCTCTTTCTTCCCTATCAACGCCTCTCTAGACCAGAAGAATCCTGACTGGATCAATGAAGTCGGACCTTCCTTTATCAGCAGCGGCCCATTCACTCTTGAAAAGCATAAGCAGAACGATGAGCTTGTTCTCATCAAAAATCCCGCCTACTGGGATCAAAAAAATGTGAACCTACCTGGGATCAGGATCGCTATCGTTAAGGACCCAACCACCGAGCTCAGCATGTTTGAAAAGGGGCAGCTAGCATGGGTGGGCAAACCTCTCTCCAGACTTCCACTGGATGCGATCCCTTCGCTAAAAACACGTAAAGAGCTCACCTCTGTTCCCTCGATGGGAGTCTACTGGTACTTCATCAACACCGAAGCTTTCCCCTTCACCAACAAGAAGATTAGAAAGGCCTTCGCCTACGCGATTAATAGAAAAGAGATCACAGACCACATTCTTCAGACTGGCGAAGAGCCCGCATTGGGAGTGCTGCCTAAAAATCTGGGGATCCACCCTTCTGAACACTTCTCCGATAACAATCTGGAAGAGGCGCGCACTCTTCTAGCTGAAGGCTTAAAGGAGCTTGGAATCACAAAAGAAGAGCTCGGGCCGATCGTCCTGAGCTACAACTCGAGCGAATACCACCAGCAGACAGCCCTCGTCGTTCAAGAACAGTGGCAGAAAGCGCTTGGAATTGAGATTAAACTTCAGCAAGAAGAGTGGAAGGTCCACTACCAGAATCTAGTTAGCGGCAACTATCAGTTAGGGGGAATGGGCTGGAACTCTTGGCTGCGCGACCCTATCTACATCATGCAAACCTTCCGCATACGCGGCGATGGAATCAACATGTCTCGCTGGGAGAGTCCCACCTATCAGCGCCTGCTGGATGAGGCCGAGGTTGAGCCCGATGCACAGAAGCGTCTTCACATCTTCTTCCAAGCTGAAAAGCTTCTAATGGATGAGATGCCGGTGATTCCAATCTACTTCACTTCGATCTGCTACTCCAAAAAATCCCAACTTAAGAACGTCTACGTCTCCGAGCTCAATCAGCTCGACTTCAAGTGGGCCTCCCTCGAAGAATAAAGAGCCCGCTAGGCCGAAGGCCTTCTTCTTTTGGGAATGAGAGAGAGAAGTTCTGTGGCTTGGAAGAGTCGAGCTGCGATGAAGAGCGAGACGAGAAAGAGAGAAGCGAGGCAGGTAAAGTGTAGAGCTTGGTCGGGTATATGGCGCGAGAAGAGGGCTTCTCTTCCCAAAAATATGTCTAGCGTTGGGTCTGCAAAAAATAGA
Coding sequences within it:
- a CDS encoding polysaccharide biosynthesis C-terminal domain-containing protein, with amino-acid sequence MSSSDLIEQNLPSLTKYPTASVRELFRLSVPLIFVLLSGCLMNFCDRLFLAHSSFEAFEGCVSAAYLCTLFQVPCARISSMTQIFVGFHKGAKNSLLIGECVWQMIWFSLLSMVITFPLSRFAGPFFLGGTSIETPALTYFQCLMFVNFLFPLGAALASFYIAEGKTKALFLATISAQIINVALDYLLIFGVEGVLPPQGILGAAIATGIAQGSFCTVLFIIFLQKRHREKYGTDKYSFRWKPFWHYVQVGIPRAISRIIILTAWAATVRLVTLKSGDFLVVLSVGGTLFLLFAFINEGMAQAIMTIASRLIGAREYITIQKLRRSAFALLALFMSVLTIPFLLFPQLLLSFFFTDTPSPETLALLQRSCLWIWVLLLCNGINAIGFSLISAACNTVFHMMASCLVWLTSYLPVYLAFQLGNWSPDLFWLIIAFDALATGLVFHWKASKNNMEHTSFEKCHLNLLL
- a CDS encoding inverse autotransporter beta domain-containing protein — protein: MLHRAALCSLFLGSFYAHELFGAIEDAATPQENLSTSDNDSYAEHANMRITGARSGGYLFALTPKDIATNQQSHPAGTMLPKKRPQETTSSCGDSPRPMRVTMRHIEANGVGYNQGYTTLEGFFAPLTLWKDTWVPFLDLRGHLFNSGKPAANAGIGVRYLATSRIWGVNAYYDYRKTNRHHYNQVSLGLESLGKIWDFRINGYLPVGDKKSSFFNAKFDEFDGHYMILAGKREFAMKGANAEIGAHVNNSKNAPLYIAAGPYYLEGQGRAAWGGQARIALDVFDYVRLEGNTSYDNVFKWIGQGQLSLIIPFGGKREIKQRRGNSCSMELTLSRRALQRVDRNEIIPVDKRHRKEKAINPATGRPYFFWFVDNTSHSAGTFESPFNTLVAAQNASFSNDVIYVFPGDGTSTGMSAGITLKNAQRLFGAGIDQHLSTTAGEITIPAQASGTPQITNLTSPVIACANNNEISGLHVLGTNILEVISCTGVTNTSIHNNTLDLTLSVALQGSSIVGLKTTGGQISIVDNTFNITNPHVSGGFSCDGIRLFSTASNATYLFANNQFISPVSQQFTTGIEFGDPTNIPLGDFNSITISNNGFFNIGSAGVGRAIAGFGFGGTGAILIDQNTFSHTDGSIATTGIALLRIRAGGNLTATITNNLWENSESLTRPSLKVINQTSTSSSCVTLKNNTSDVTSNAYVLDNSFGGTMRADISGNVGTVQEITVTSHGSCP
- a CDS encoding peptide ABC transporter substrate-binding protein, whose protein sequence is MTRQMNTTPPLAALSEEKTPHCFRWRIQPQFGSHQNSPAIASYVRVFEELIDELMPKGACFEDEKELLAWIQESIPLVKWETPEAPPGIFSLVVFCQAAKLYKTETLLLQYLQNRLVPHKEISILSAQHLYFHFTRLPNENFLVLQVRVLIEDSMQLNHLANNASLLAKELKLALTAAHFARDFLEVKTLSEDFKTTLIFEDLTRLQKKFPHLFDRALFVELRKMLALSTKEFLESRSSRHLAKILSAHNVMRKIITRTAALFPQERHLQLRLSQTRLQFLFGTKSVVGLMIGIYLLDKYEFFEEKHILLAVQKIIPDAQSVKGSFYDCHSPHDMIRTLYLEIEKRDGEPITLQERGLLKRQLPHELKGSVEKVIPAVFMMRNEEEIMKNILILSQELKYFSDLPQVMINLEQQSGSDLIFTVVLVRLLGKDIESLERLFDDAKIGVEVTVDRVQIVGYLRKKYPKEASTFRLRIPKEPSILRADSSVNFYLARLKVMHILNQTVGEVRDYNGGMILQQVEQFSQLKQAFPETSLRHPDLLEDFFYALTPIEVQATLPLEQLHALFRLLLESIGEELPKRESYVLKVQQKEENLFLLIRAREPSYREQIQRSLSALELFPKSLSSTHVDIQGSYCSGFIYDCTDIEQQRKFLETFQQTMRTWQEKICSEQILRLSYLYFPLSLDPRIGGDEDSERLLELMFEGLMRMGGDGKPSCALAKTYEVSADGRHYTFKLRETFWTNGDPVTAYDFEYAWKKVLTPDFSTPFVYLFYPIKNAKNAKEGRVPLSEVGVKVVDERTIVVELEHPAPYFLELTAFTIYAPVNRQIDRIHPNWADQEGAGYVCNGPFRLKRRSATRGYELIKNQLYWDAKRVSIEQVLVTQNDNYTSLQMFKNDEIDWLGRPLRTWSSSFESGCPEEVECCSTPRIFWYVFNVKRFPFNHTKIRRAFAYALDRKSIIEELRHLGSKPAVTPLPLAHTQLLDQGIADGDKARATALFEEALHELGLKKEEFPVITLIRTKGGVSEKSADLVAEQWKQLFGIRCRVESYEWNTIFNRMTQGDFQIGGMGWKSWINDPIYTLNAFRYASEKVNFAKWEDEKYQRCLDAADKEVDPKRRLEHLRAAEEILLQEMPVLPIYYEVQQFKRKPRLKVAVNTLTGHVDFSTATIEPGPTI
- a CDS encoding peptide ABC transporter substrate-binding protein, which codes for MKALLTILLFTPLLLLAACGSKEKHPPVSKMEQAKLLPISFGTEIRSLDPRIGIDDKSQLVIKMLFEGLMTFDLQGKLVPSLAKSYKISGNMKTYTFTLRDCNWSNGEPITAYDFEYSWKRAITDTSKSLSIQNFYPIKNVRGFLKKEKSAEELGIRAVDAKTFVVELEHPTAYFLEAVATSSFFPINASLDQKNPDWINEVGPSFISSGPFTLEKHKQNDELVLIKNPAYWDQKNVNLPGIRIAIVKDPTTELSMFEKGQLAWVGKPLSRLPLDAIPSLKTRKELTSVPSMGVYWYFINTEAFPFTNKKIRKAFAYAINRKEITDHILQTGEEPALGVLPKNLGIHPSEHFSDNNLEEARTLLAEGLKELGITKEELGPIVLSYNSSEYHQQTALVVQEQWQKALGIEIKLQQEEWKVHYQNLVSGNYQLGGMGWNSWLRDPIYIMQTFRIRGDGINMSRWESPTYQRLLDEAEVEPDAQKRLHIFFQAEKLLMDEMPVIPIYFTSICYSKKSQLKNVYVSELNQLDFKWASLEE